Proteins from a genomic interval of Nocardia sp. BMG51109:
- a CDS encoding acyl-CoA dehydrogenase family protein, protein MSQPRNPMSIPETVSFLEQLYLGRFRWDLLRPFPRQDEADRKIGDDLARSLRELLTGRVDSDAVDRTGRLPDGLLDALQEHGFLKARVPTELGGLAVSQFTMFRLIEQAAQVSIPAALTLGIENSVGVGPMLPYLPEGDLRDLIAARLRQGTISGIADTEPEGAANLARFTTATQVGDEYRINGEKIHVGNAPIAELLIVSATVREDDGEHRRLFVVDTDSAGVTHTARHEFMGVKGFPNGGVRFDDVAVPVTRMVRTPPRDDIRLTLEASTMIVAGRLFMIVAPSLAIARQCVDWSCRFVSERKIDSRPLSEYEEIQRRIAESAADVFAIEAVAEWSLLSPTFADGGNPVFEQNAAKNIGSVIAGRVVDRTMSILAGEGYETASSKAERGSARRFPLERALRDVRNFRISGGVEFQLDYWTAEKAIFTYYHPDPDNLAEIEANRVEFDGLTGTDLSDRNEQHLRAAARAVRELSRICLSVARRHPDPATLAAHERPLILVSELANELLTVALVLAKAATLVADGHPSADDLADVYCTSAFHRVAYLRDQLAEQDGPHFGRLAATVLRPAEENRS, encoded by the coding sequence ATGAGCCAGCCGCGCAACCCGATGAGCATCCCGGAGACGGTCAGCTTTCTGGAGCAGCTGTACCTCGGTCGCTTCCGCTGGGACCTGCTCCGCCCGTTCCCACGCCAGGACGAGGCGGACCGCAAGATCGGCGACGACCTTGCCCGCTCGCTGAGGGAACTGCTCACCGGGCGGGTCGACTCCGATGCGGTCGACCGGACCGGCCGGCTGCCCGACGGCCTGCTCGATGCGCTACAGGAGCACGGCTTCCTCAAGGCCCGGGTGCCGACCGAACTCGGCGGCCTGGCGGTCTCTCAGTTCACGATGTTCCGGCTGATCGAACAGGCCGCGCAGGTGTCGATACCGGCGGCGCTCACGCTGGGCATCGAGAATTCGGTGGGAGTCGGCCCGATGCTGCCGTACCTACCCGAAGGCGACCTACGTGACCTCATCGCCGCGCGGCTGCGACAAGGAACGATATCCGGCATAGCCGACACCGAACCGGAAGGCGCGGCCAACCTGGCACGGTTCACGACCGCGACGCAGGTGGGTGACGAATACCGGATCAATGGCGAGAAGATCCATGTCGGCAACGCCCCTATCGCCGAGCTGCTGATTGTGTCCGCCACCGTGCGCGAAGACGACGGCGAGCATCGGCGGCTCTTCGTCGTGGACACCGACAGCGCCGGCGTGACCCACACCGCGCGACACGAGTTCATGGGAGTCAAGGGCTTTCCCAACGGCGGTGTGCGGTTCGACGACGTCGCGGTTCCGGTAACGCGGATGGTCCGGACACCGCCGCGCGACGATATCCGCCTCACTCTCGAAGCGTCCACCATGATCGTCGCCGGTCGGCTGTTCATGATCGTGGCGCCGTCACTGGCGATCGCCCGCCAGTGCGTCGACTGGTCGTGCCGATTCGTCTCCGAACGCAAGATCGATAGCCGCCCGCTGTCGGAGTACGAGGAGATCCAGCGGCGGATCGCGGAGTCGGCGGCCGACGTCTTCGCTATCGAGGCGGTCGCCGAGTGGAGCCTGCTCTCCCCCACCTTCGCCGACGGCGGCAATCCGGTGTTCGAGCAGAACGCCGCCAAGAACATCGGCTCGGTCATCGCCGGGCGGGTCGTGGATCGGACCATGTCGATCCTCGCCGGCGAGGGCTACGAGACAGCATCGAGCAAGGCCGAGCGGGGCTCCGCCCGCCGGTTCCCGCTGGAGCGCGCACTGCGCGACGTACGCAACTTCCGCATCTCCGGCGGCGTCGAATTCCAGCTCGACTACTGGACGGCCGAGAAGGCGATCTTCACCTACTACCATCCCGATCCGGACAATCTCGCCGAGATCGAGGCGAATCGAGTGGAGTTCGACGGCCTCACCGGCACCGACCTGTCCGACCGCAACGAACAACACCTGCGCGCCGCCGCCCGGGCGGTCCGGGAGCTGTCGCGGATCTGCCTGTCGGTGGCGCGGCGGCATCCGGACCCGGCCACCCTCGCGGCACACGAGCGCCCACTGATTCTGGTGAGCGAGCTGGCCAACGAGTTGCTCACCGTGGCCTTGGTGCTCGCCAAGGCCGCCACGCTGGTCGCCGACGGGCATCCGAGCGCCGACGATCTGGCCGACGTGTACTGCACCAGCGCCTTCCATCGGGTCGCATACCTGCGCGATCAACTGGCCGAGCAGGACGGTCCCCATTTCGGGCGGCTGGCCGCCACCGTGCTTCGCCCCGCGGAGGAGAACCGATCATGA